Below is a window of Aerococcus viridans DNA.
TTGGGGGGTGGGTCAACGGACGCAGCAGCAGTCTTTCGTAAACTCAACACCCTATGGGATATCAACTTGCCCTTGAAAGAATTGCAGGCGTTGGCTAATCAGGTTGGGTCTGATGTGGCTTATTCGATTGCGGGCGGCACGGCTTTAGTTGAAGGTAGAGGGGAAAAAATCCGCCAAATTCAACCAGCTCCTAAATGTTGGATTATTTTAGCTAAGCCAGCTATCTCGGTTTCAACACGAAAAATTTTCAACCAACTAGATGTTGAACGATTAAACTATGAACCCAATGCGCCAAAAGTACTGGCAGCCCTAGAGTCAGGGTCTTATGAAGACCTCATGGCAGCAATTGGGAATTCCTTGGAACCGGTGACTTTTAGCCAACACCCGAAATTGGCTAAGTTGAAACAACAGATGCTCGATTTTGGTGCAGACGGGGTCACTATGTCTGGTTCAGGTCCAACAATCATTGGCTTTACCCAGGTTTATAGCCGTGGTCAACGGATTTATAACGCCTTAAGAGGATTTTGCCAAGAAGTTTATATGGTACGTGTCATGCCAGAAATTAATGATGTCTTTAGAAACGAATCTAATGAGGAAAGTAAACCATCGTAAGTATTGGAAAGGGGTCGAATTACTAATCGACTCTTTTTTACTTGCTAGCTTTTTGTAAGTATGCTATATTAGCTTTTATCAAATCGTACCGATTACGATTTAATGAAGGAGTATTCATATATACAGATAGTAATTTTTAAAAAGGAGGACATTGTGAATAAATTTAAACGTTTAGTTGGGCTGCTATCTTTATCAGCCATCGCCTTTTTGGCAGCATGTGGCAACGGGGCGTCCACTTCAAGTGATGATGACAGCTTACAGATTGTGACAACTTTTTACCCAATGCAGGCCTTAACCAATGCAGTGGTTGGGGATAGTGCTGAGGCAACGGTCATGTTGGAGAATGCAGATGCCCATGAATATGAGCCGAGTGCGCAAGATATTGCGACTTTAAATGAAGCAGATGTCTTTGTTTATAACAGTGAAGACATGGAAACCTTCGTACCAACTTTATTAGAATCGATTGATAACCCAGATTTAGTCATTATTGAAGCAGCTTCAGAAGTTGAATTAATCGATGGTGACGTGGAAACAGTCGGAGAAACGACTTCTGAAGAAGAACATACAGATGAGGATACTGATGCTGAAACAGAGGAAGACCACGACCATGAAGGTCACAGCCACGAAACGGACCCACACACTTGGTTAGACCCAGTCAACGCGGTCACTGAAGCACAGACAATTGCCAATGCATTAACAGAGGTAGATCCTGATAACACTGAAACCTACCAAGAAAATGCCGGACAATTTGCTAGCGATATGATGACCGTTCACGATGAATACGACAGCCTATTTGAATCAGCTGAAACAAAAACTTTCCTAACCCAACACGCATCCTTTGGTTACCTAGCAAATCGCTACGGCTTACACCAAGCAGCAGTTACAGGGGTAACTGAGTCAGCTGAGCCATCGCCTAAACGTATTGCAGAAATCGTGTCTTATATGAAAGAAAACAATATCTCAGTGATTTACGGTCAAGCTGGTGGTGCTACTGAAATTTCCAAAACAATTGCCTCAGAAGTGGGCGGTACAGTAGGTGAATTGCAGTCAATGGAGAGTGTTGACACTAGTCAATATCCAGGTGATGGCACCGGTTTTATTGCAATCATGAAAGATAATTTAGAGAGTTTAGCAGAAGGTGTCCAATGAGGTATTTAAATATAGAAGAAGGAGGGATACAATGCACTACATAGAGGTGAAAAAATTAGGCTTTTCCTGGGACAACGAACCCGTATTAAACGACATTTCCTTTACCGTAGACCAGGGTGAATTTGTCATCCTCACTGGGGAAAACGGCGCAGCAAAATCAACTTTATTACGCAATATACTTGGCCTTTTATCACCTGATCAAGGGTCCGCTACAATTTCTAAAACCAATGCTTTTGGTCAAAAATTACAAATCGGCTATGTGCCGCAAACTTTGAACAGCTTTAATGCTGGTTTTCCAAGTACAGTCTATGAATTTGTGGCTTCTGGTCGTTTTCAACAAGATCGGTGGTTTAAAAAACTAGATGATAACGATAAATCACATGTCGAAAGGGCCTTAAAATCAGTCGGTATGGAAGAACAACGCAATAAGAAAATTGGGGACCTTTCTGGTGGACAGAAACAACGAGCAGGTTTGGCGCGCGTCTTCGCGACCGATCCAGATTTATTCATTTTAGATGAGCCGACAACAGGGATGGATAAGAATTCCCGAGCGGCCTTTTATGACCTATTACGTCACAACACAGAAAAACATGGGAAAGCTATTTTGATGGTAACCCATGACGATAATATTATAGATGAATACTATGATAAACGTGTGCATTTAGTAAGAGAGGAGAATTCGCCGTGGAGATGTTTCAGTATGAGTTCATGGGACGGGCATTCATAGCCGCGACCGCTATTTCATTTATTTCCCCAATCCTAGGCCTCCTATTAATCATGCGCAAGCAATCATTAATGGCGGATACCTTAGCCCATATCTCATTAGCCGGAGTGGCTTTCGGTTATTTACTAGGGGTTGAACCAACCATTACGACCATCTTGTTCGTAGCGGCAGCTGCCTTAATCTTAGAATACTTGCGGGTCGTCTATGCCCACTATTCAGATATTTCGGTTGCCATGATGATGTCTGGTGGGATGGCTTTAGCCTTACTCCTATTGAACCAAGTGGATTCAGCAGCCTCTATTAACGCCTACCTATTCGGTTCTATCGTGACCGTTTCGTCATTACAAGTCTATATCTTGGTTGGATTAGCGGTATTTATTGTAGCTGGCTACTTCATTTTTAAACGGCCTTTATACCTCGTTTCATTTGACGAAAACACCGCCTATACGGCAGGTTTGCCAGTTCGAATGATCTCAGTCATTTTTTCAATTATCACGGGTATGGCCATTGCCTTAATCATGCCAATTGCAGGATCACTACTAGTATCAGCAATCATCGTTATGCCAGCAGCCATTGCACTACGACTAGTGAAAAACTTTGATTCAGTCATCATCGTCGGTGTGATTATTGCCATGTTTGGGATGTTTGCTGGGCTGACAACGTCTTATTATTTAGACACACCACCAGGTGCAACAATTGTCGCCATCTTCGTTTTAATATTCATTATCGAAAGTGGTTTTCTTAAAATCACTAAAGGCTAATTACGAATGTTTAGGAAATGAGCTAGTTATTTCGAGAATTAGCTCATTTTTTTGTCATTTACAAAAAATAAACGAACATTATCACAAATAATCCTTTCAAATTGACTATTTTCAATATATAATAAATATCAATATAAAAGAATTTGAGAGGTTGGACTATATGAAAATCAAACGTAGCCCGCGACTAGTGGACATGACACAATATTTATTATCACACCCGCATAAGCTAGTGTCTTTAACATTTTTTGTGTCACGTTACGAATCAGCGAAATCATCCATTTCTGAAGATTTGACGATTTTAAAAGAACAATTTGAATTAAGTGGATTTGGGAGAATCGAAACTGTAGCTGGAGCTGCTGGTGGTGTCATCTATATTCCAACAATGTCAAAAGAAGACGCGATTGTTGAAGTGGAAAATCTGATTTACCAATTAGAAGCTTCAGATGACCGGATTCTACCAGGTGGATACTTCTACCTAACTGACTTATTAAGTGACCCAGATCAGTTACGCAAAATAGGTAAAATCATTGCAAGCTATTATGCAGAATCAAAAGCAACAGCTATCATGACGATTGCGACAAAAGGTGTGCCAATCGCACAAATGGTTGCACTATACCTAAACATTCCATTCGTTATTGTGCGTCGTGACTCAAAGGTAACTGAAGGCTCAACGGTTTCTATTAACTACGCTACAAAAGGGACAACCCGCGTAGAAAAAATGGAACTAACAAAATCTTCACTACCACAAGGCTCACACGTATTAGTCATCGATGACTTCTTGAACGGTGGGGGAACCATTACAGGGATGAATTCAATGTTAAAAGAATTCAACTCAACATGTGCTGGGATAGCCGTATTGTGTGAATCTGATACCCCAGACCGTGAAATCGACTTTGAATACGAGTCACTGATTAAAGTGCAAAAAGACCCTTCATTTGCCAAAGGATTCGAATTAACATTAGGTACAATGTTTAATTAATATAAATTATAAAAAATTTCCTAGCCTAACTGAGTTAGTCTAGGATTTTATTTAATAATTAAAAAATAATGCTATAACTCAAGTAAGGGTTATATTTTAGAAGGGGAGAATAATCTTTGAAAAATATGAAAAGGTATTGGCCAATTATATTGGCAGGAATACTTGCAATTGTTATACAGGGTGTAGTGTATTACCAGTTAGAAATAGCTCCATTTGGAGAAAATACAATACTTACAACCGACTTGAAGGGACAGTACATTAGTTTTTTTTCTTATTTGAAAAATAGTCTTCAAGGAGAGGATAACTTATTATATTCAATGTCCAAAACTATGGGTGGGAACATGGTTGGATTAACGAGTTATTATTTGTTAAGTCCTTTAAATATTATTTTTTTATTTTTCAAACTGGAACATTTTCCAATCGCTATTACCTTACTTACACTCTTAAAAATAGGATTAATGTCCTCAAGCTTCACTTGGTTGATGAATAAAAACAAACTTCCTGCTTGGGGGCAAATTGTTCTAGGTATATCTTATGGACTGATGTCATATTCTGTTGTTTATCAGCAAAACATAATGTGGCTAGATACTCTGATTCTTTTACCTCTACTAATTTGGTCGCTTGATAAGCTAGTGAAGAGTGGTTCATGGATATTATACGCAATAACTTTAGGTTATATTATATTGCTCAATTATTATATGGGTTTTATGATTTGTATTTTTTCTAGCATATATTTTATATCAAGTTTAGTGGTTAATATATATGAAAAATCTAATCCAGATTCTAATTTATCGAATATAACAGTGTTTAGAAATTTTGTTATAGGTTCGGTAGTTGGTGGTGCGTTATCTATGGTTAGTTTGTTACCTAGTATCATGTCACTACAGGGCGGTAAGGCAGGATTTGCATTACGCGAATTTCTTAATACAAATCAATTATTTACATTAGGAGAATTTATCAGTAAATTTATTCCTGGAGCATATGTAACCTCAGATATTCAACATGGATTACCTAATATCTATGTTTTTTCAGGTATATTACTTTTATGTTTATTATTTTTCTTCAATAGGAATATAAATTTAGGCAATAAAATGCAATATTTTGTAATGTTATTACTGATATTCTTTTCATTAAAATACTCACTTCTTAATGTAATTTGGCATGGATTTAATGAACCTACATGGTTTCCATATCGTTTCTCATTTTTATTTACGACAATTTTATTGTTAATAGCGGCACAGCAAATTAAATATTGGAATATTGATAGGATTACTAGTTTATTGTCATTGTTCATTGTAATCATCTCTATTTATTATATTAATGCACAAAATTTCGAATACATCACTATAAAAAAGCTGGTGCTTATTCTTATTGTGCAAGTTATTTTATTTACCTTATTCTGGATGTTAGACAAAAATAAAGGTGGTATTTCCAGAAAAGTTATTCTAACGATAATTGTGTGTATAACAGGGATTGAAACGGGGCTGAATGCTTATATAACGCAAAGTAAGATTTCTTATCAACCTTATGAACCATATTCTAATGTTGTAAGCCAATATTCTACAATTATGGAAACTTTAAAGCCAAATGAAATGTCATTATATCGAATAGAGAAAAATCAGCACTATGATAATAATGATCCACTCTTATTGAATTATCCAGGTTTATCCCACTATTCATCTAATGAAACTTCAAATATCTTAAAATTTATGGAAAATTTAGGTTTTACACGTACTGCAAACTGGTCCAGGTATAGTTATGGTTCTACTTCTTTTGCTGATTCACTAATGGGCGTTAAATATATTGTAAGTAATATGCCATTATATAATCAAAATTTAAAGATCAATGATGTAGTTACCGTAAAAGAAAATAAAAAATACATCTATATGAATACCTCAGCTTTTCCTTTAGGTTTTACGATCCAACAAAATAAAAACTTAAATATTTCGGAAAATAACACAATGGCGTCTCAAAATAGACTTATTTCGGAGATATTTGATATAGATCATTATTATACACCTATTTCGAGTGATAAAATTCGAATGGAGTTTGAGAACGTAGAGCGTTTAAACACAGGATCTGAAGTGATTTTACAGAAAATAGATAGCAAAAAATCTGGTAAAATCCATATATATATTGAAAATCCGGATGGTCAAACGATAAATTACTATTTTGATGGAGAAAATAAGTATGGTGTTGATATATATCATGATAATGAGTTTAATAACACAAATTTACAAATAAAAAATCATACTGCGCATTCATTCGATTCTAATAAAGATGTTGCTAAGTTAACTTTAGAACTTAAAGGGGATTTAATACCTTTTGATAATAGTTATTTTTATTACAGTTCATATAATAGTTTGGTAAAAATGAATTCTTATGCGGAAAATAATAAGTTAGAATTGACTAAGGTTTCTCCTACAAAAATTGAAGGAAATCTTCCTAGTTCTTACGAAGGTAACAGTTTATTATTGACCATACCATACGATCCTGGATGGAAAGTTAAGGTAGATGGTAAAGAAGTAAGCACCTATGAGTACGCAGATGCTCTTTTAGGGATTGAGTTACCAAGTAACAGTAAACGAGTTTCATTAACTTTTATGCCGAAAGGTTTAATTATTGGCATACTAATATCTTCGTGTGCTTTAATTAGTATAATAATTTTGATTTTATACAAAAGAAAGTCTACATAAGAAAGAATAAGCTTTATATCTATTGTAGTTTAACTCAATTTTTAACACTTATTCCTTTAGAAAGGCAACTATTATGGAAAAGAGACAACAGAACTTTGAATTGCTTAGAATTATTGCGATGTTCATGATTGTAGTATCACATGTAATTACCCACTATATCATGAAAGCAGATATTGAAATAAGTAGCGTGAATAATTTCTTACTAAGCCTACTGCGAGCCGTCATATATGTTTGTGTAAATGTTTATATTATTATTACAGGATATTTTTCAGTTAATTCTAAACAGTTAAAAATAAAGAAAATAATGAATGCAGCTTTGTTACCAGGATTTATTTCGGCGATTTTGCTTATGGTATTAATGGTATTTGGGGTTATTGATTTTGATATCTGGCGGATAGTAGGCAAATTATTTGCTACTTTTAGAGGTGAATACTGGTTTATTTCAACTTATTTTGCCCTATGCTTATTTATTCCTTTTTTAAATAAAATAATTCACACGTTAAGTCAAAAAGAGTTTCAACAATTTCTCTTTTTACTTACGTCAGTTGGTATTATATGGCCATTCTTTGTAGATAGTAAGGAGTTTGTAGCCTTTAATTCAGGTTTTTCCTTAATATTCTTTTTCTTTTTATACTTTGTCGGTGCTTACATTCGTTTATATGGCGCTTTCTTCAAAGACTTTACACGCAATCAATATTTAATAGGTTATTTGATGCTTGCTTTAGTGACAGGTATATTACAATTTGCTTTACCAGAGATAGATTTTTTAAATTATAATGGTCCATTTGAGTTCACAATGTCTTATTTTATCTTTATGTATATCAAAAATGTAAAAGTTAACTCTGTTAAAATAAACACAATTGCTACCTATACTTTAAGTGTATATTTGGTGCATGAGCAAGCAGAAATACGTGAATTTATTTGGAATTTGCCATTTATTCACCAAATTATACAGTGGTCGCCATTTACATTTATACCAGCTATCATCTTTGTGGCAGTAATTGTATTCACAGTATCATGGATTATCGGCTATACGCTAACCAACTTATATAACAAGGTTGAACAGTTTGTGTTTTATGTATTAGAGACTAGAGCGGGCAATCCGACAATTGAATAGATGAATAAATAAAGAAAAATGTGCGCTGGCTATCAACCAATGCACATTTTTTTAGTTTTGTAATATTCTATTATAGATATCGATATAGTCTTGATGAATATCATCCCATTGGAATTTTTTGGATTCTTTTAATGCATTTTTAGAAATTTCTGGATAGTACTTTTTGATGTAGTCGACAGCGTCTTTAAAGGCAGCAACATCAAATCGATCTACCGAAACACCAACTCTTTTATTGGGGAAGAAACCATCAAACCCTTCGCCTTTTGTGTAAATTACTGGTAAAGCTTGGCTCATCGCTTCAACATACACCAATCCAAAGGTTTCTGGAGAAGACAGCAGGGCAAAGATATCTGCCGTTCGGTAAAAAGCAATTAATTGATTTTTATCCATTGGCTCGTGGTAATTCACGTATGGTTTTTTAATTAATTCATCAAAAATACCCTGGTCCCAATTAGGACCGATAATATGTAATTCAGCTGGCGCTACATCCTGGTTATAGGTAGCAACATAATCTGCTAAAGTAAGTAAGTTTTTAGCCTTTTGAACTTTTGCGGTCGCAACAATTTTTAAAGGCTCATTTAAAGTCCCTTGGCGATTTTCAAAGGCATGTTCATGCCAGAATTGATCGATACCGTTTGGCATGACCAGAGTTTTTGCTAGTAATTCTTTTTTTAGCTTTTTGGGAATATATTTTTCAAAGGTATTCTCAAAATTATTTTGTGAGATAAAAATAATTTGACTAGCATTTTTCAAAATATTCAAACCAATGGGTCTTAACCAAAAAGCTTTTTTGAAGAAGTCAGCAACTTCATTGCTTCTAACGGCTACGACATAGGGTGTACCATATTCTTTGTGAATTTGGTAGGCCATATATCCGTTAGTAAATAATGAATGGGCGTGAATTAAGTCGTATTCGCCCGTTTTATAGCGGCTTTTTAAATCTTGATAGATTTTGTTTTGCTTATAGAAGTAAAAAAATCGCTCGATTTGGTTAAAGACACGAACAGTCTCTGCATAGGGTGCTTTAGAAGCAATCCGTTCTTCAGGATACTGGTTTGAAATAGGGACGTATACATTAATATCATGTCCGTCAGCTACTTGACGATCAAATAATTGCTGAAACAAGGGTGATGTTGAATAGTAAGAACAAGTATGTAAGATTTTCATGGGTAAAACTCCTCAATTTATGTTATACCTAGTATACCAAAAGGCTATTTAATTTTTTTTTAAATATTGGGTAAGTATAGGTATGATATAATTTATTTCAGAGTATTAACGACAAGTGTTACAATGGAAGTATGTAAAAAATTAAATATATACATTCGCAGGAGGCAATTTGAATGAAAATAACGGTAGTGGGAGCAGGATACGTAGGATTGGCGAATGCCATTTTACTAGCACAAAACAATGAGGTAGTAGCGTTAGAAGTGAACCCAACAATTGTAGACATGTTAAATAATAAACAAGCACATATCGCTGATAAAGAAATTGAGCAATACTTAGCAACAAAACCTTTAAACTTACGAGCAACTTCTGATAAAGACGATGCTTATAAAGATACTGATTTTGTCATTGTTGCAACACCAACTAATTACGATGAAACAACAAATTCATTTGATACATCAACAGTTGAAGGTGTAATTGACGATGTCTTATTACAAGATACTAAAGCGCCAATTATTATTAAATCTACAATTCCAGTTGGCTTTACCCAAGAAATGCGTCAAGCTAAAGGTACAGACCGTATCCTATTCTCGCCAGAGTTCTTACGTGAAGGACAAGCCTTATACGATAACTTAAATCCTTCTCGTATTATTGTTGGGGACCACACTGATCAAGCAAAACAATTTGCTAACTTATTAGCTGAAGGTGCCGAAAAAGAAGATATCGATGTCTTGTTTATGGAACCAACAGAAGCTGAAGCCGTAAAATTGTTTGCAAATACATATTTAGCGATGCGTGTAGCCTTCTTCAATGAATTAGATACTTATGCACAAATGAAAGGCTTAAATAGCCAATCTATTATTGATGGTATTTCACTAGACCCACGTATTGGTACACACTACAACAACCCTTCATTTGGGTATGGTGGATACTGCTTACCGAAAGATACGAAACAATTGCGTGCGAACTTTGAAGGTGTACCAAATAACATTATTTCAGCTATCGTTGAAGCAAATAAAACGCGCAAACACTTTATTGCGGATGCAGTTGCTGAAAGATCACCTGAAACAGTTGGT
It encodes the following:
- a CDS encoding YfhO family protein, yielding MKRYWPIILAGILAIVIQGVVYYQLEIAPFGENTILTTDLKGQYISFFSYLKNSLQGEDNLLYSMSKTMGGNMVGLTSYYLLSPLNIIFLFFKLEHFPIAITLLTLLKIGLMSSSFTWLMNKNKLPAWGQIVLGISYGLMSYSVVYQQNIMWLDTLILLPLLIWSLDKLVKSGSWILYAITLGYIILLNYYMGFMICIFSSIYFISSLVVNIYEKSNPDSNLSNITVFRNFVIGSVVGGALSMVSLLPSIMSLQGGKAGFALREFLNTNQLFTLGEFISKFIPGAYVTSDIQHGLPNIYVFSGILLLCLLFFFNRNINLGNKMQYFVMLLLIFFSLKYSLLNVIWHGFNEPTWFPYRFSFLFTTILLLIAAQQIKYWNIDRITSLLSLFIVIISIYYINAQNFEYITIKKLVLILIVQVILFTLFWMLDKNKGGISRKVILTIIVCITGIETGLNAYITQSKISYQPYEPYSNVVSQYSTIMETLKPNEMSLYRIEKNQHYDNNDPLLLNYPGLSHYSSNETSNILKFMENLGFTRTANWSRYSYGSTSFADSLMGVKYIVSNMPLYNQNLKINDVVTVKENKKYIYMNTSAFPLGFTIQQNKNLNISENNTMASQNRLISEIFDIDHYYTPISSDKIRMEFENVERLNTGSEVILQKIDSKKSGKIHIYIENPDGQTINYYFDGENKYGVDIYHDNEFNNTNLQIKNHTAHSFDSNKDVAKLTLELKGDLIPFDNSYFYYSSYNSLVKMNSYAENNKLELTKVSPTKIEGNLPSSYEGNSLLLTIPYDPGWKVKVDGKEVSTYEYADALLGIELPSNSKRVSLTFMPKGLIIGILISSCALISIIILILYKRKST
- a CDS encoding metal ABC transporter solute-binding protein, Zn/Mn family, whose translation is MNKFKRLVGLLSLSAIAFLAACGNGASTSSDDDSLQIVTTFYPMQALTNAVVGDSAEATVMLENADAHEYEPSAQDIATLNEADVFVYNSEDMETFVPTLLESIDNPDLVIIEAASEVELIDGDVETVGETTSEEEHTDEDTDAETEEDHDHEGHSHETDPHTWLDPVNAVTEAQTIANALTEVDPDNTETYQENAGQFASDMMTVHDEYDSLFESAETKTFLTQHASFGYLANRYGLHQAAVTGVTESAEPSPKRIAEIVSYMKENNISVIYGQAGGATEISKTIASEVGGTVGELQSMESVDTSQYPGDGTGFIAIMKDNLESLAEGVQ
- a CDS encoding acyltransferase; this encodes MEKRQQNFELLRIIAMFMIVVSHVITHYIMKADIEISSVNNFLLSLLRAVIYVCVNVYIIITGYFSVNSKQLKIKKIMNAALLPGFISAILLMVLMVFGVIDFDIWRIVGKLFATFRGEYWFISTYFALCLFIPFLNKIIHTLSQKEFQQFLFLLTSVGIIWPFFVDSKEFVAFNSGFSLIFFFFLYFVGAYIRLYGAFFKDFTRNQYLIGYLMLALVTGILQFALPEIDFLNYNGPFEFTMSYFIFMYIKNVKVNSVKINTIATYTLSVYLVHEQAEIREFIWNLPFIHQIIQWSPFTFIPAIIFVAVIVFTVSWIIGYTLTNLYNKVEQFVFYVLETRAGNPTIE
- the purR gene encoding pur operon repressor, whose product is MKIKRSPRLVDMTQYLLSHPHKLVSLTFFVSRYESAKSSISEDLTILKEQFELSGFGRIETVAGAAGGVIYIPTMSKEDAIVEVENLIYQLEASDDRILPGGYFYLTDLLSDPDQLRKIGKIIASYYAESKATAIMTIATKGVPIAQMVALYLNIPFVIVRRDSKVTEGSTVSINYATKGTTRVEKMELTKSSLPQGSHVLVIDDFLNGGGTITGMNSMLKEFNSTCAGIAVLCESDTPDREIDFEYESLIKVQKDPSFAKGFELTLGTMFN
- a CDS encoding glycosyltransferase family 4 protein — protein: MKILHTCSYYSTSPLFQQLFDRQVADGHDINVYVPISNQYPEERIASKAPYAETVRVFNQIERFFYFYKQNKIYQDLKSRYKTGEYDLIHAHSLFTNGYMAYQIHKEYGTPYVVAVRSNEVADFFKKAFWLRPIGLNILKNASQIIFISQNNFENTFEKYIPKKLKKELLAKTLVMPNGIDQFWHEHAFENRQGTLNEPLKIVATAKVQKAKNLLTLADYVATYNQDVAPAELHIIGPNWDQGIFDELIKKPYVNYHEPMDKNQLIAFYRTADIFALLSSPETFGLVYVEAMSQALPVIYTKGEGFDGFFPNKRVGVSVDRFDVAAFKDAVDYIKKYYPEISKNALKESKKFQWDDIHQDYIDIYNRILQN
- a CDS encoding metal ABC transporter permease, which translates into the protein MEMFQYEFMGRAFIAATAISFISPILGLLLIMRKQSLMADTLAHISLAGVAFGYLLGVEPTITTILFVAAAALILEYLRVVYAHYSDISVAMMMSGGMALALLLLNQVDSAASINAYLFGSIVTVSSLQVYILVGLAVFIVAGYFIFKRPLYLVSFDENTAYTAGLPVRMISVIFSIITGMAIALIMPIAGSLLVSAIIVMPAAIALRLVKNFDSVIIVGVIIAMFGMFAGLTTSYYLDTPPGATIVAIFVLIFIIESGFLKITKG
- the ispE gene encoding 4-(cytidine 5'-diphospho)-2-C-methyl-D-erythritol kinase — protein: MIVGEVAPAKINLAQDILFRRSDNYHEVAMVMASIDLSDYLTFELIPEDKIIVETSRAFLPEDNRNHAYQAAQLMKKVGNIKTGVHISIEKRIPVAAGLGGGSTDAAAVFRKLNTLWDINLPLKELQALANQVGSDVAYSIAGGTALVEGRGEKIRQIQPAPKCWIILAKPAISVSTRKIFNQLDVERLNYEPNAPKVLAALESGSYEDLMAAIGNSLEPVTFSQHPKLAKLKQQMLDFGADGVTMSGSGPTIIGFTQVYSRGQRIYNALRGFCQEVYMVRVMPEINDVFRNESNEESKPS
- a CDS encoding nucleotide sugar dehydrogenase — encoded protein: MKITVVGAGYVGLANAILLAQNNEVVALEVNPTIVDMLNNKQAHIADKEIEQYLATKPLNLRATSDKDDAYKDTDFVIVATPTNYDETTNSFDTSTVEGVIDDVLLQDTKAPIIIKSTIPVGFTQEMRQAKGTDRILFSPEFLREGQALYDNLNPSRIIVGDHTDQAKQFANLLAEGAEKEDIDVLFMEPTEAEAVKLFANTYLAMRVAFFNELDTYAQMKGLNSQSIIDGISLDPRIGTHYNNPSFGYGGYCLPKDTKQLRANFEGVPNNIISAIVEANKTRKHFIADAVAERSPETVGIFRLTMKSSSDNFRESAVLDIMRQLEAKGLEVIIYEPTWKEATYDNYQVVADLADFKDKADVIITNRMTDELADVPNKVFTRDVYHNN
- a CDS encoding metal ABC transporter ATP-binding protein — its product is MHYIEVKKLGFSWDNEPVLNDISFTVDQGEFVILTGENGAAKSTLLRNILGLLSPDQGSATISKTNAFGQKLQIGYVPQTLNSFNAGFPSTVYEFVASGRFQQDRWFKKLDDNDKSHVERALKSVGMEEQRNKKIGDLSGGQKQRAGLARVFATDPDLFILDEPTTGMDKNSRAAFYDLLRHNTEKHGKAILMVTHDDNIIDEYYDKRVHLVREENSPWRCFSMSSWDGHS